Within Vicia villosa cultivar HV-30 ecotype Madison, WI linkage group LG1, Vvil1.0, whole genome shotgun sequence, the genomic segment ATCACAAACTCACGAATTTATATTTGAAACGCAAACACGAAGAACTTTAAGATACATGGTAGAAATTCTTTTTTCCATCAGTCATTTTCGTTACACAGCTGCATGTCAACCTATGGCTATGGTAAAAAAAGTAATCAATCTTTTGTTGCAAATTACTGTTTGGGTTTAGCACGTGTTGCTCTTGCAATTAGGATTTTTCATGGTTGCAAATCCAAATCAGAAAGAGGTGAAGTTTGGTGAAGATCACTGAGTCTGATCACAATTGTTCTATTTGTAAAACTGTTTAGTAACGGTTCTGTATGGTCTGGAGATTGAACCGTTATACCGAACCAATAATTTAGGTCAGTTTAATTCGAAATAAAGTGAAACAATTCGGTCCATTTCAGATAAACTTTTATAATGGTTCGGTTCAGTTCTTGGTTTTCTGGATGAACTATATATAACATGAAGAGAGCCCTAGCAACAACCTTAATAAGTTAAAGAGGGTTGCTAAGTGTACACCAAAATTTAACAACCCATGTGTACTCCGTATCAAAATACACCATGGTGATGTGCTTGTTTGTAtcacaataaataaaaaataattattaaagatttttaaaaaattcaaaccgTATTATTATACGGTGTAGAGTAGCATTGAGGTGTACAGATAACATTTCTCTAAGTTAAAACCAATGCAACCCATACCGCATAACATTATTGAATATAAAATGATATCTAGTAGAAAATCTACCAACAATAAAATGATAGACCATAGGGAATTGCAGAAAGCAAATAATCAAAATCAACTTGCAGCATGCAAAATTGTACTTCATACATACCAATAATTGATTTTCATCTATCTACATATGAATCTATATATCTAGTTTCCATAATCATAACTAAAATCAGAAATACCAACCATAGCAGAAAGAACTTGAGAAACAATATAAAACCCACCTCCAAAAATAGCCACAATCAAAATCGCAGTTATAGGAttcttcagaagctcaaagatAGGCACCATGATTGTATAAATAGCACCTGTACTAACAGTTAGTGCATACAATCCATACCTTCTAACATTATCCCAAAACTCTTCCACAAGTGGCCCTTCAGGTCCCAAAGCCAATGCCTTATGTTCATCCATTCCACtcataa encodes:
- the LOC131599600 gene encoding uncharacterized protein LOC131599600, translated to MENLSLKLRLQLPNSSHPSCSLFTPKNHQLFLKPNKALHIKNMKHTPSKSAASKLTKQTPMKLEVLENLENGNSRAMIIGAVSVGVLLLMSGMDEHKALALGPEGPLVEEFWDNVRRYGLYALTVSTGAIYTIMVPIFELLKNPITAILIVAIFGGGFYIVSQVLSAMVGISDFSYDYGN